A single Anopheles maculipalpis chromosome 3RL, idAnoMacuDA_375_x, whole genome shotgun sequence DNA region contains:
- the LOC126564746 gene encoding translocation protein SEC62 gives MAEKRRAKKRKDEYSGPGGVDQEIEKATKEEYKVAKWLKANVPTKKTKFLNHNVEYFSSIKAIDALLASKFAQGDNCLFPHRQAAIDFMADMLYHKFFHRARKVPVSEQELRGKSGSKKAVEAVTQATPQAAKDGGKAAKEDSRATDAESSHAEGGSKVVEVAEKRKRKIRLEMHPEQVFIDGHEAYVWLYDPIPMHYWIFGALLVVGAIVICLFPLWPPLLRKGVYYLSIAAAGFLVFILGLVVLRCIIFCLVWVVTGGKHHFWLLPNLTEDVGFFASFWPLYNHEYKDGQTGTTDKSGKKTKKRKRDKDSGGEEESTTGGNIPPTIDEVKERDTEVESVQTPPAATSAEGLRQRGGKQQPQSESKPVTPQSSSVTIAESIDEEQNSGTPSESDSEGSQRSSTGKDFEMVEPDEVDTS, from the exons ATGGCGGAGAAACGACGTGCGAAGAAGCGAAAGGAT GAGTACAGTGGCCCCGGTGGCGTAGATCAGGAGATTGAGAAAGCTACCAAGGAGGAGTACAAGGTGGCAAAATGGCTCAAAGCGAATGTGCCGACGAAAAAGACCAAGTTTCTCAATCACAACGTGGAGTACTTTTCCT CGATCAAAGCAATCGATGCGCTGCTTGCGTCAAAGTTTGCCCAGGGTGACAATTGTCTCTTCCCGCACCGGCAGGCCGCAATCGATTTTATGGCCGATATGTTGTACCACAAGTTTTTTCATCGCGCCCGAAAGGTGCCGGTAAGCGAGCAGGAGCTGCGAGGCAAGAGTGGCAGCAAGAAGGCAGTGGAGGCGGTCACACAGGCGACGCCACAGGCGGCTAAGGATGGTGGTAAGGCAGCGAAAGAGGATTCGCGTGCAACCGATGCTGAAAGCAGTCACGCCGAAGGTGGCAGTaaggtggtggaggtggcggAAAAACGCAAGCGCAAAATCCGTTTGGAGATGCATCCGGAGCAGGTGTTTATCGATGGGCACGAGGCCTACGTTTGGCTGTACGATCCGATACCGATGCATTACTGGATCTTTGGTGCATTGCTTGTGGTCGGCGCGATCGTGATCTGTCTGTTCCCGCTGTGGCCACCACTGCTGCGAAAGGGTGTGTACTATCTGAGTATAGCGGCTGCCGGTTTTCTGGTATTTATTCTCGGTTTGGTCGTACTACGGTGCATCATCTTCTGTCTGGTGTGGGTCGTTACGGGTGGCAAGCATCATTTCTGGTTGCTCCCGAACCTGACGGAGGATGTCGGATTCTTTGCTTCGTTCTGGCCACTGTATAAT CACGAATACAAAGATGGTCAAACTGGTACCACCGACAAATCTGgcaagaagacgaaaaaacgaaaacgtgACAAGGATAGTGGGGGTGAGGAGGAAAGTACCACCGGCGGCAATATCCCACCGACGATCGACGAGGTGAAGGAACGGGACACGGAGGTGGAAAGTGTCCAGACGCCACCAGCGGCAACGTCGGCCGAAGGACTACGACAACGCGGTGGCAAACAGCAGCCACAGAGTGAATCGAAACCGGTAACCCCGCAATCGTCATCGGTCACGATCGCGGAATCGATCGACGAGGAGCAAAA TTCCGGAACACCGTCGGAAAGCGATTCGGAAGGCTCGCAGCGCTCCTCGACGGGGAAGGACTTTGAGATGGTTGAACCCGACGAGGTGGATACCTCGTAA
- the LOC126564890 gene encoding dnaJ homolog subfamily C member 28 produces MLTHKPSVLSLVQHYGKCFHFRMVHTRRGELYNQCYRLLGVSEQSDQNTVRQAYLKLVKKLHPDSGHPEASAERFQEVDSAFRILQEKFAKARRGIVEDLQQEVKVYDIKHTAPQHRQYLSFDGVGYGTPAQRQKQYQAVRAAKAQERVLEHRLSKAQASETALMKKGDYFKKHEIKTKYGYDRVVEDLIQEAISRGDFSNLSGFGKPLPDHQSQNPYVDFTTHKMNKIMLDNGFTPEWITLHKDIRQAVETLKEDLRRMRAKLGPVPLSGREEQQWEKWIEQQQEEVAKINKMIDKFNLIVPMMNKQMVRLNLERIGNDVLENGVHREGEKEQNERKVKASDVTQNDPSGSSSSRSSVLGFIGSLFG; encoded by the exons atGCTTACGCACAAACCCAGCGTTCTATCATTGGTGCAACAttatggaaaatgttttcactTCCGGATGGTACACACACGACGGGGGGAATTATATAAT CAATGTTACCGTCTTCTTGGTGTGAGTGAACAATCCGATCAGAACACCGTCCGGCAAGCTTATCTAAAACTGGTAAAGAAACTACACCCAGACAGTGGTCACCCGGAAGCGAGCGCGGAACGCTTCCAAGAGGTCGATTCTGCCTTCCGCATACTGCAGGAAAAGTTTGCCAAGGCACGGCGTGGCATCGTGGAAGATCTGCAGCAAGAGGTGAAGGTGTACGATATCAAACACACCGCACCCCAGCACCGTCAGTATCTTAGCTTCGATGGTGTCGGTTACGGTACGCCAGCCCAACGCCAAAAGCAATACCAAGCGGTGCGGGCAGCAAAAGCGCAGGAACGTGTCCTCGAGCATCGGCTCTCGAAAGCACAAGCTTCCGAAACGGCACTCATGAAGAAGGGCGATTACTTTAAGAAGCATGAAATTAAAACCAAGTATGGTTACGATCGTGTCGTTGAGGATCTCATCCAGGAAGCGATATCGCGGGGCGATTTTAGCAATCTGTCCGGCTTCGGTAAACCGCTGCCCGACCATCAGTCCCAGAATCCGTACGTTGATTTTACCACGCACaagatgaataaaattatGCTCGACAATGGATTTACGCCGGAGTGGATTACGCTGCACAAAGATATCCGGCAGGCGGTGGAAACGCTGAAGGAAGATTTGAGACGGATGCGAGCTAAGCTTGGCCCTGTACCTTTGAGTGGACGCGAGGAGCAGCAGTGGGAAAAATGGAtcgaacagcagcaggaagaGGTGgccaaaattaacaaaatgatTGACAAATTTAATCTAATCGTGCCGATGATGAATAAGCAAATGGTTCGATTGAATCTGGAACGTATAGGAAATGATGTGCTTGAAAATGGGGTACATCGGGAAGGGGAGAAGGAGCAGAACGAGAGAAAGGTTAAAGCATCGGATGTGACTCAAAACGATCCGtccggtagtagtagtagtaggtcAAGTGTATTAGGATTTATTGGTTCATTGTTTGGCTGA
- the LOC126563848 gene encoding trifunctional purine biosynthetic protein adenosine-3, which produces MVQDSEALKKVLVIGGGGREHAICWKMARSERVETVYALPGSPGIAAVPKVQLVSDVGVKNHSAIVAWCKQNQIDLVAVGPEDPLADGLADVLQAASIKCFGPGRSGAQIEADKNWSKDFMHRHGIPTARYASFTDATEAKTFIRSAPFAALVVKASGLAAGKGVIVAETIDEACAAVDDILGEKRFGAAGEVVVVEEKLSGEEVSVLAFVDSRTVRVMLPAQDHKRLLDHDRGPNTGGMGAYCPCPIIKPAQMELVVREVLQRAVDGLRAEGIKYNGVLYAGMMLTPNGPKTLEFNCRFGDPETQVILPLLESDLYEVMEATCDDRLHEIDLKFRAGLSAVGVVMASKGYPETSTKGCVIKGLDAVAARPEHLVFHSGVARNERGEFVTNGGRVLIGVVLHSDLKQAAAQATSVCTTAITFDGSQHRLDIAQKAFKHLSLSYKSSGVDIDAGDALVQRIKPLARGTNRPGVVGGLGGFGGLFRLNDVTYTNREGKSVRYNDPVLVQGTDGVGTKLKLAEALNCWDTIGIDLVAMCANDVLCAGAEPLAFLDYIACGRLEVPTAALIVKGIAEGCRETNCALLGGETAEMPSMYDKGKYDLAGYCVGVVEHDQILPRIDRIQEGDLVIGLPSSGVHSNGFSLVNRILERTGTKLTDRAPFSEDGRSTFGEELLTPTALYVAPLLPLLRQSDTVKALAHITGGGLVENVPRVLPEGLAVEVDFAEVQIPPIFGWLAAAGNVTEREMLRTFNCGIGMVVIVSAADRTWKEKLFAHGAVLLGRVQRRARGTDQVLVKNFTQAITKVAANYKPEKKSPTAISYKDSGVDIGAGDELVQRIKPYAKSTNRPGVMGGLGGFGGLFRLRDTGLSLEDPILVLGTDGVGTKLKIAQDCNRHGTVGIDLVAMCVNDIICNGAEPLAFLDYYACGQLDVPVAANVIEGIAEGCRQGNSALLGGETAEMPGMYAKGVYDLAGFSLGIAERSRMLPRIDWICPGDVILGLPSSGVHSNGFSLVHKILEFAGHSYDDVAPFSATGKSFAEELLVPTRIYVRELQALLAEGLVKALAHITGGGFTENIPRVLPAGVAAFLDLAEVHIPPIFGWLARAGNVTTDEMLRTFNCGIGMVLVVATEHKHTVLQRLRSAGGMALGTVVKKSDPLGQRVIVQGFEYTLRMSQLTCSLPKKRIAVLISGTGSNLQALIDATRSSIFGIRGEIVLVVSNKAGVYGLERAAKAGIPAKVILHKDYNTRELFDAAVSKLLEKERIDLVCLAGFMRILSEGFVKRWKGALINIHPALLPRHKGIHAQRQALDAGDVESGCTVHFVDEGVDTGAIILQERVPILRGDTEEALTERIHQAEHIAYPKALRLVANDIATLGKDGTLQWMS; this is translated from the exons ATGGTTCAGGACAGCGAAGCCCTAAAGAAGGTGTTGGTGATCGGTGGCGGTGGTCGTGAGCATGCCATCTGCTGGAAGATGGCCCGCAGTGAACGGGTGGAAACGGTATACGCACTGCCCGGCAGTCCTGGCATTGCGGCCGTCCCGAAAGTTCAGCTAGTGTCGGATGTCGGCGTGAAGAACCATAGT GCCATCGTAGCCTGGTGCAAACAGAACCAGATCGATCTGGTTGCGGTAGGACCGGAAGATCCGCTAGCCGATGGACTGGCAGACGTGCTGCAGGCTGCCAGCATAAAGTGCTTCGGTCCGGGACGCAGCGGTGCACAGATTGAGGCGGACAAAAACTGGTCCAAAGACTTTATGCACCGACACGGTATACCAACGGCCCGGTATGCTAGCTTTACCGATGCAACCGAAGCGAAGACTTTCATCCGCAGTGCACCGTTCGCCGCGCTGGTTGTAAAGGCGAGTGGTCTAGCTGCCGGCAAGGGTGTCATTGTGGCGGAAACGATTGATGAAGCTTGTGCCGCAGTAGACGACATCCTGGGCGAGAAACGGTTTGGTGCGGCAGGGGAGGTAGTTGTCGTGGAGGAAAAATTGTCCGGAGAGGAAGTTTCGGTGCTGGCGTTCGTGGACTCTCGTACCGTGCGCGTGATGCTACCGGCCCAAGATCATAAGCGATTGCTGGACCATGATCGTGGACCGAATACGGGCGGTATGGGTGCATACTGTCCGTGTCCGATCATCAAACCCGCGCAGATGGAGCTGGTCGTGCGCGAGGTGTTACAGCGAGCCGTCGATGGATTGCGAGCGGAAGGCATCAAGTACAACg GTGTGCTGTACGCCGGCATGATGCTTACCCCGAACGGGCCGAAAACACTCGAGTTCAACTGCCGCTTCGGTGATCCAGAAACGCAGGTCATTCTACCCCTGCTGGAGAGCGACCTGTACGAAGTGATGGAGGCAACGTGTGACGATCGACTGCACGAGATCGATCTCAAGTTCCGCGCCGGGCTTAGTGCGGTTGGTGTGGTAATGGCCAGCAAGGGTTACCCGGAAACATCCACCAAAGGATGCGTTATCAAAG GACTTGACGCTGTAGCTGCCCGTCCGGAACATCTCGTGTTTCACTCCGGTGTGGCGCGCAACGAACGGGGCGAATTTGTAACCAACGGTGGCCGGGTACTGATCGGTGTCGTGCTTCACAGCGATCTGAAACAGGCAGCCGCACAGGCGACATCCGTCTGCACGACGGCAATCACCTTTGACGGTTCGCAGCACCGGTTGGACATCGCACAGAAAGCATTCAAACA CCTAAGTTTGTCGTACAAATCGAGTGGAGTCGATATTGACGCAGGAGATGCGTTGGTACAACGCATCAAACCTTTGGCCCGCGGTACCAATCGTCCTGGTGTGGTTGGCGGTCTGGGCGGGTTTGGTGGATTGTTTCGCCTAAACGAC GTAACGTACACGAATCGTGAAGGAAAATCGGTTAGATACAACGATCCAGTGCTGGTGCAAGGTACGGACGGTGTCGGCACCAAGCTGAAGCTTGCCGAAGCACTCAACTGTTGGGACACGATCGGTATCGATCTCGTGGCTATGTGTGCGAACGATGTGCTATGTGCTGGTGCGGAACCTCTCGCCTTTCTCGATTACATTGCCTGCGGCCGGTTGGAGGTACCGACGGCAGCACTAATCGTGAAAGGCATTGCGGAAGGTTGCCGTGAAACGAATTGCGCCCTGCTTGGGGGTGAAACGGCCGAAATGCCATCGATGTACGACAAGGGCAAGTACGATCTGGCCGGATACTGTGTCGGGGTGGTAGAGCATGATCAAATTTTGCCACGCATCGATCGCATTCAAGAGGGTGATCTAGTGATCGGACTTCCCTCGAGCGGTGTCCATAGCAATGGATTTAGCTTGGTAAATCGTATCCTCGAACGTACCGGTACAAAGCTGACCGATCGTGCGCCGTTCAGTGAGGACGGACGAAGCACGTTCGGGGAGGAGCTGCTTACACCGACCGCCCTCTATGTTGCCCCGTTGCTTCCGTTACTGCGCCAAAGTGATACGGTGAAAGCGCTGGCACACATTACCGGCGGTGgattggtggaaaatgtgcCCCGGGTATTGCCGGAAGGTTTGGCCGTGGAGGTGGACTTTGCCGAGGTGCAAATTCCTCCCATTTTCGGATGGCTAGCGGCTGCGGGCAATGTCACCGAGAGGGAAATGCTTCGTACGTTTAATTGTGGCATCGGAATGGTGGTGATCGTGTCGGCAGCTGATCGCACGTGGAAGGAGAAACTGTTCGCACACGGCGCGGTACTGTTAGGTCGGGTACAACGACGCGCACGTGGCACTGATCAGGTGTTGGTGAAGAACTTCACCCAAGCAATTACGAAAGTGGCAGCTAATTACAAACCGGAAAAGAAATCTCCAACCGCCATATCGTACAAGGACAGTGGCGTTGATATTGGAGCTGGTGATGAGTTGGTGCAACGGATTAAACCGTATGCCAAATCGACCAATCGGCCCGGTGTGATGGGTGGATTGGGTGGTTTCGGAGGACTGTTTCGGCTGCGCGATACTGGTCTAAGTCTGGAGGATCCTATTCTCGTGCTCGGTACGGATGGCGTTGGGACGAAGTTGAAGATTGCTCAGGACTGCAATCGGCACGGTACGGTGGGCATCGATCTTGTGGCCATGTGTGTGAACGACATCATCTGTAATGGTGCGGAACCTCTCGCTTTTCTCGATTATTACGCATGCGGACAGTTAGATGTGCCGGTCGCGGCCAACGTGATCGAGGGTATTGCCGAAGGTTGCCGGCAGGGCAACAGTGCACTGCTCGGTGGTGAAACGGCTGAAATGCCCGGTATGTACGCGAAGGGTGTGTATGATTTGGCCGGTTTTTCGTTGGGAATTGCCGAGCGCAGCCGAATGTTACCGCGGATCGATTGGATCTGTCCGGGAGACGTAATTCTTGGACTACCATCGAGCGGTGTGCATAGCAATGGGTTCAGTTTGGTACATAAAATTCTCGAGTTTGCAGGCCATTCGTACGATGATGTGGCACCGTTCAGTGCGACGGGCAAATCATTTGCGGAGGAATTATTGGTACCCACGCGAATCTACGTACGGGAACTGCAAGCCCTGTTGGCGGAAGGATTGGTGAAAGCGCTCGCCCACATTACCGGTGGAGGTTTTACGGAAAATATTCCGCGCGTATTGCCGGCCGGTGTGGCAGCATTTCTCGATCTTGCCGAGGTGCACATTCCACCAATTTTCGGCTGGTTAGCAAGGGCGGGCAATGTAACGACGGATGAAATGTTGCGCACATTCAACTGTGGCATCGGTATGGTGCTGGTGGTTGCCACCGAACACAAGCACACCGTACTGCAGCGTCTACGCAGTGCGGGAGGAATGGCACTTGGCACGGTGGTGAAAAAATCGGACCCACTCGGACAACGTGTGATTGTGCAAGGTTTCGAGTACACTTTGCGGATGTCGCAGCTTACCTGCTCGCTGCCGAAAAAACGGATCGCTGTACTAATTTCCGGCACGGGAAGCAATCTGCAAGCGCTGATTGATGCGACGCGTAGTTCAATCTTTGGAATTCGTGGTGAAATTGTCCTGGTGGTGTCGAATAAGGCGGGCGTTTACGGGCTGGAAAGAGCAGCTAAGGCGGGCATTCCGGCGAAGGTTATCCTGCACAAAGACTACAACACCAGGGAGCTGTTTGATGCGGCCGTTTCGAAGCTGCTCGAAAAGGAACGCATCGATCTGGTATGTTTGGCCGGATTTATGCGCATTCTGTCGGAAGGATTCGTGAAGCGTTGGAAGGGTGCATTGATTAACATTCATCCGGCGTTGTTGCCACGCCATAAAGGAATTCATGCACAGCGGCAAGCACTAGATGCGGGAGATGTAGAATCAGGCTGTACGGTTCATTTCGTGGATGAAGGCGTCGATACCGGAGCTATTATTCTGCAGGAACGCGTACCAATTCTACGAGGTGACACGGAGGAAGCCCTTACCGAACGGATTCATCAGGCGGAACATATTGCATACCCGAAAGCGCTCCGATTGGTAGCGAACGATATTGCAACCCTTGGAAAAGATGGCACACTGCAGTGGATGAGCTAG
- the LOC126564828 gene encoding protein pygopus, with amino-acid sequence MSSKKQEIADSWEDIDEEQLANAITILKNSTSVEGDKVDSSKSYAASGTAARQNTLPQMLEEELRPRIVARPMQILKRPQTSGGSEGKSAADSKPKTQIKSFDQRKEEYAKARLRILGSAHDDEEAETKKTTPTTNGYRINNVNNNVGSSGNASSNASSTSGGSGGGSGGVVSGDGIPGNGANNNSNNMYRYHPPYRQLPSNAIIPTAKQKGPQGRGQGAPVVYYPTTPNLHHHHHHPHHPMQSTHPLHPHHTFPPMPHHHHLLTQQPHQQQPHGSHPYQHQQHFAQLNHQQPGGRDSGWYVGGRNGGNLTVGYYGGGGSQAYGEGNGGPLLSPLLGHAPPGAIPNHAMSYNGGQPNAHGSSGGSNITTTNQHVLRLPAGPDGSQGFNMRR; translated from the exons ATGTCCAGCAAGAAGCAGGAGATAGCCGACAGCTGGGAAGACATCGACGAAGAGCAG TTGGCCAACGCGATAACGATACTGAAAAACTCAACCAGCGTTGAGGGGGACAAAGTGGACAGTTCGAAGTCGTACGCTGCGTCTGGAACCGCAGCCCGGCAAAATACCTTACCGCAGATGCTGGAGGAGGAGCTGCGTCCGAGGATAGTGGCCCGACCGATGCAGATACTGAAGCGTCCACAGACCAGCGGCGGATCGGAAGGGAAAAGTGCGGCGGACAGTAAACCCAAGACACAGATCAAGTCATTCGACCAACGAAAAGAGGAATATGCCAAAGCTCGGTTGCGTATTCTTGGTTCGGCACATGACGACGAGGAAGCTGA GACGAAGAAAACGACACCAACCACCAATGGATATCGAATAAACAATGTTAACAATAATGTCGGTTCCAGCGGAAATGCTAGTTCTAATGCTAGCAGTACAAGTGGaggcagtggtggtggtagcggaGGAGTTGTTAGTGGAGATGGCATACCCGGGAATGGTGCAAATAACAATTCGAATAACATGTACCGGTATCATCCGCCATATCGGCAACTGCCTTCAAACGCAATAATTccaacagcaaagcaaaaaggacCACAGGGACGAGGGCAAGGGGCACCGGTGGTATACTATCCAACGACACCCAAcctccaccatcaccaccaccatccgcaTCATCCCATGCAAAGCACGCATCCGTTACATCCGCACCACACGTTTCCACCGATGCCACACCACCATCACTTACTTACGCAGCAgccacaccagcagcaaccacaCGGCAGTCATCCGTACCAGCATCAACAACACTTTGCCCAGCTTAACCATCAGCAGCCGGGCGGCCGCGACAGTGGATGGTACGTCGGTGGGCGAAACGGAGGCAATTTAACGGTCGGGTACTACGGTGGTGGGGGCAGCCAGGCATATGGTGAAGGAAACGGTGGACCACTATTATCACCACTGCTCGGACATGCACCGCCCGGTGCCATCCCGAACCATGCGATGTCGTACAATGGCGGACAGCCAAACGCTCACGGCAGTTCGGGCGGATCGAATATCACTACCACTAATCAACACGTGCTACGTTTGCCTGCCGGTCCGGACGGGTCGCAAGGTTTCAACATGCGACGGTAG
- the LOC126564573 gene encoding ovarian-specific serine/threonine-protein kinase Lok, whose protein sequence is MANSEAMPDTQTATQMTQDTALESQPIEHPSYGQLLGKHVKTKSLGTKYPMFYVSRAPSTIYELRRSEFKVGREESCDLMLSETNLPASKLCRVSKVHFTIKKDLNDMTSPTYIHDHSRNGTYVNGRLIGPNKCMILKHEDVISIAGVNIRAFVYYDLRHNVAVEIKAKELHERYHIGRKLGSGACGTVYLLHDTISCQPYAMKHVAKDPLNERSRPKFLNDPLRVMNEVNIMKNLDHPCVIKMHDIVDKPDSVYMVLEYMKGGDLLSRIINNKYLPEKTAKLFFLQMCHAVKYLHEQGITHRDLKPDNILLEDDNEYTLLKVSDFGLSKFVRKNSVMRTICGTPLYVAPEVLQTGGRGSYTRKVDIWSLGVVLFTMLSGTLPFSDDYGSPAVEQIKRANFKMRHTVWKKVSPLAKKLIYEILSVNPNSRPSIDALLRSSWLRDPDVIRKAERLMKIPLVAEEPVTTSAGRTTISDVENNNASPVSSFAPPSKRKRL, encoded by the exons ATGGCAAACAGTGAAGCAATGCCGGATACACAAACGGCCACCCAAATGACGCAGGATACGGCACTGGAAAGTCAACCGATCGAGCATCCCAGCTACGGCCAGCTTCTGGGCAAGCATGTGAAGACGAAAAGCCTCGGTACTAAATATCCTATGTTCTACGTTTCTCGTGCTCCGTCTACCATTTACG AGCTACGGCGCAGCGAGTTCAAAGTTGGTCGAGAGGAATCGTGCGATCTTATGCTGAGCGAGACCAATCTTCCGGCCTCAAAACTGTGCCGCGTTTCAAAGGTACATTTCACAATCAAAAAGGATCTGAATGATATGACCAGCCCTACGTACATACAC GATCATTCACGCAACGGAACGTACGTAAATGGCAGACTGATAGGGCCCAACAAATGTATGATCCTAAAGCATGAAGATGTCATCTCAATTGCCGGTGTAAATATCCGTGCGTTTGTGTATTACGATCTGCGGCACAACGTTGCGGTGGAGATTAAGGCGAAAGAGCTGCACGAACGGTACCACATTGGCCGGAAGCTTGGTTCGGGTGCGTGTGGAACGGTTTATCTACTGCATGATACCATTTCCTGCCAACCGTACGCGATGAAGCACGTTGCGAAGGATCCACTGAACGAGCGCAGCCGACCAAAATTCCTGAACGATCCACTACGGGTAATGAATGAGGTTAATATAATGAAAAATCTAGATCAC ccTTGCGTGATCAAAATGCATGACATCGTAGACAAACCGGACTCGGTGTACATGGTGCTGGAGTACATGAAGGGTGGCGATCTATTGTCGCGCATCATTAACAACAAATATCTGCCGGAAAAGACGGCCAAACTGTTCTTCCTCCAGATGTGCCATGCCGTAAAGTACCTGCACGAGCAAG GAATAACCCACCGCGACCTGAAACCCGACAACATCCTGCTCGAGGACGATAACGAGTACACCCTGCTGAAGGTATCCGACTTTGGGCTGAGCAAGTTCGTGCGCAAAAACTCGGTCATGCGCACGATCTGTGGTACACCGCTGTATGTAGCACCGGAAGTGCTACAAACCGGCGGACGTGGCTCGTACACCCGCAAAGTGGACATCTGGAGCCTGGGCGTTGTACTATTCACAATGCTCAGCGGTACGCTACCCTTCTCGGATGATTACGGTTCACCGGCCGTGGAGCAGATTAAGCGGGCAAACTTTAAGATGCGCCACACGGTGTGGAAGAAAGTGTCACCGCTGGCAAAGAAATTGATTTACGAAATTTTAAGCGTAAATCCCAACTCACGTCCATCGATCGATGCGCTGCTTCGAAGCAGCTGGCTGCGTGATCCGGACGTTATCCGCAAAGCGGAACGGTTAATGAAGATACCGTTGGTAGCGGAAGAGCCGGTGACAACGTCGGCCGGGCGAACCACGATCTCGGATGTGGAGAACAATAATGCCAGCCCGGTTAGTAGCTTTGCACCACCGAGCAAGCGGAAGCGACTGTAG